A single genomic interval of Lactococcus sp. S-13 harbors:
- a CDS encoding MIP/aquaporin family protein, whose amino-acid sequence MDVSWMTKYLAEGLGTMLLVLLGNSAIAGATLKGSKNKGFGALGIAWGYGIAIMVPVLAFANVSGAHINPAITIGLATAGYFPWAHVAQYVLAQVIGAVIGQLLVVAIYKEYFAKTNDGAIALGAFATNNALDAPNEVTGESNHGKAIFNGFVNEVIGMFVFVFGILSFTTNFFGAESIKWMTDYAQKQGANVTSSDTVSQIWASVSGASSSKMVGALAIGLMFVGLVAAFGGPTGAALNPARDLGPRIVYSILPQSIIGKDKDAKWWYAWVPVVATIIGAIIAATVFKLMFK is encoded by the coding sequence ATGGATGTTTCATGGATGACAAAGTATCTTGCTGAAGGTTTAGGGACAATGCTCCTTGTACTTCTTGGTAATAGTGCAATCGCAGGAGCAACGCTTAAGGGCTCTAAAAATAAAGGGTTTGGCGCTCTTGGAATTGCTTGGGGCTACGGCATTGCAATTATGGTACCTGTTCTGGCTTTTGCAAATGTTTCTGGTGCACACATCAACCCCGCTATCACTATTGGTTTAGCTACGGCTGGCTATTTTCCTTGGGCACACGTTGCTCAATACGTCTTGGCTCAGGTGATCGGAGCAGTTATTGGTCAACTCCTCGTGGTAGCTATTTATAAAGAGTATTTTGCTAAAACGAATGACGGAGCAATTGCACTGGGTGCCTTTGCGACTAACAATGCCCTTGATGCTCCAAATGAAGTAACTGGCGAGTCAAATCATGGAAAAGCAATTTTTAATGGCTTTGTAAATGAAGTCATCGGGATGTTTGTTTTTGTTTTTGGTATTCTCAGCTTTACAACGAATTTCTTTGGTGCCGAATCAATCAAATGGATGACAGACTATGCTCAAAAACAAGGAGCAAATGTCACATCAAGTGACACAGTGAGTCAGATTTGGGCTTCTGTTTCAGGAGCTTCATCTTCTAAAATGGTTGGTGCTTTAGCAATTGGCTTGATGTTTGTTGGTTTAGTAGCAGCTTTTGGCGGTCCGACGGGTGCAGCACTCAATCCCGCTCGTGACCTAGGCCCACGTATTGTTTATAGCATCTTGCCTCAATCTATTATTGGTAAAGATAAAGATGCAAAATGGTGGTATGCATGGGTTCCTGTTGTTGCAACAATTATTGGAGCAATCATTGCCGCAACAGTCTTTAAATTAATGTTTAAATAA
- a CDS encoding NUDIX hydrolase, whose product MSYVSEIRKKIGNDLLIGVGSGVIIEQRSKILLQKRADGLGWGIHAGGIEVGESFEAAAHRELFEESGLIAHSLEFFGTYSGEDSFLTYPNGDEIYFPTIVYVCRDFSGELKAQQEEVAELSWFDIHKPLPEPLFSMHARLLKDFVAKELKDELYQ is encoded by the coding sequence ATGAGCTATGTGAGTGAAATACGCAAGAAGATAGGAAATGATCTCTTAATCGGTGTCGGAAGTGGAGTTATCATCGAACAACGAAGTAAAATTCTCCTGCAAAAAAGAGCTGATGGACTTGGTTGGGGGATTCATGCGGGAGGCATTGAAGTTGGTGAATCCTTTGAAGCGGCTGCTCATCGAGAACTGTTTGAAGAAAGTGGTCTAATCGCTCATTCTCTGGAGTTCTTTGGTACTTATTCAGGAGAAGATAGCTTTTTGACCTATCCGAATGGCGATGAAATCTATTTTCCAACAATTGTCTATGTTTGTCGCGATTTTTCAGGAGAATTAAAGGCGCAACAAGAAGAGGTTGCTGAGTTAAGTTGGTTTGATATTCATAAACCACTTCCCGAACCCCTCTTTTCCATGCACGCTCGTTTATTAAAAGATTTTGTCGCAAAGGAATTAAAAGATGAGCTATATCAGTGA
- a CDS encoding aspartate-semialdehyde dehydrogenase, which yields MTKYNVAVVGATGAVGTRMLEQLTNTSLPIQSVKALASKRSAGKKVKFGEQELIIEELTEDSFANVDIALFSAGGSVSEKYAPYAVKAGAVVVDNTSFFRQNPHVPLVVPEVNAQALDAHNGIIACPNCSTIQMMVALEPIRRVYGLKRIIVSTYQAIGGAGQQAMNEADHELREILNDGVDPTAVEAHILPVKGDKKHYPIAYNALPQIDVFTDNDYTYEEMKMTHETKKIMEDDKIAVSATCVRIPVLIGHSESIYIETEKIADISEVKRLISEFPGAVLEDDVANQIYPQAINAVGKRETFVGRIRKDLDAANGIHLWCVSDNLLKGAAWNSVQIAESLHERGLVRPTKELKFELK from the coding sequence ATGACAAAATATAACGTTGCAGTAGTCGGAGCCACTGGTGCTGTTGGAACACGGATGCTTGAACAACTTACAAACACAAGCTTACCCATTCAATCAGTTAAAGCCTTAGCTAGCAAGCGTTCAGCAGGTAAAAAAGTAAAATTTGGTGAGCAAGAGTTAATCATTGAAGAATTGACGGAAGATTCGTTTGCTAATGTAGATATCGCTCTTTTTTCGGCAGGTGGATCTGTGTCTGAAAAGTACGCTCCTTATGCAGTAAAAGCAGGAGCGGTTGTGGTTGATAATACAAGCTTTTTCCGCCAAAATCCTCATGTCCCTCTTGTCGTACCAGAGGTAAATGCGCAGGCTCTTGATGCTCATAATGGAATTATTGCTTGTCCTAATTGTTCGACCATTCAAATGATGGTTGCTTTAGAACCGATTCGTCGTGTTTATGGTTTGAAACGGATCATCGTTAGTACCTATCAAGCAATTGGTGGGGCGGGACAACAAGCAATGAACGAAGCTGATCATGAACTTCGTGAAATTTTGAATGATGGTGTTGATCCCACAGCAGTAGAGGCACATATTTTGCCGGTAAAAGGAGATAAAAAGCACTATCCTATTGCTTATAATGCTTTACCACAAATTGATGTTTTCACGGACAATGATTATACTTACGAAGAAATGAAGATGACACATGAAACCAAGAAAATCATGGAAGATGATAAAATTGCTGTTTCAGCAACTTGTGTGCGTATTCCAGTGCTTATTGGTCACTCAGAGTCTATCTATATCGAAACGGAAAAAATCGCAGATATCTCTGAGGTTAAGCGCTTGATTTCTGAATTTCCAGGAGCAGTCCTCGAAGATGATGTTGCCAATCAAATCTATCCTCAAGCAATCAATGCCGTTGGCAAACGAGAAACTTTTGTTGGTCGGATTCGCAAAGATTTGGACGCTGCAAATGGAATTCATTTGTGGTGTGTTTCGGATAATTTGCTCAAAGGTGCGGCATGGAATTCTGTTCAAATTGCCGAAAGCTTACATGAACGTGGGTTAGTGCGTCCAACCAAGGAATTGAAGTTCGAGTTGAAGTAG